Proteins from a single region of Stappia sp. ES.058:
- a CDS encoding adenylate/guanylate cyclase domain-containing protein codes for MTGNGHGASASRSYAASVTLVRRSRRYAEASPPSCFTDDIEDWLLTAALDQSDLLYLFEDFVWRLVDTGLPLDRASLHFGTLHPQLYGFGCNWELDDRFCDEIKVPQETLASDAYRKNPLCRVIEVGETVHARMSDAAAVARHPLLGDLAKAGFSDYFAMPLRTGSRYHNAITIATKRPGGFPPQAADAFIRTARIFALHVERHIAEKLAANVVTTYLGREAGERVLEGSIRRGDGLPLDAVIWVSDLRDFTDLTDRLPPEDVLRVLNAYFGVVVAAIAEAGGEVLKFMGDGLLAVFSFDHFASPQDAARTALEAAGAALRGVEALARDEIGAEATPLRSGIALHEGRVFFGNIGGADRLDFTVIGRAVNTASRIEGMTKPLGRPVLLSREMARLIDTPVDDLGAHRLRGVSDPVALYAPSGL; via the coding sequence CTGCTGACCGCAGCGCTCGACCAGAGCGATCTGCTGTATCTGTTCGAGGACTTCGTCTGGCGGCTGGTCGATACCGGCCTTCCGCTCGACCGCGCCAGCCTGCATTTCGGAACCCTGCACCCGCAGCTTTACGGATTCGGATGCAACTGGGAACTCGACGACCGCTTTTGTGACGAGATCAAGGTGCCGCAGGAGACACTCGCCTCCGACGCCTACCGCAAAAACCCGCTCTGCCGTGTGATCGAAGTCGGCGAAACGGTCCATGCGCGCATGTCCGATGCCGCGGCCGTCGCTCGTCATCCCTTGCTCGGCGATCTCGCCAAGGCCGGGTTCAGCGACTATTTCGCGATGCCGCTCAGAACCGGCAGCCGCTATCACAACGCAATCACCATCGCGACCAAACGCCCGGGCGGATTTCCACCGCAAGCCGCAGATGCCTTCATCCGCACGGCACGGATCTTTGCCCTGCATGTCGAACGCCACATCGCGGAAAAGCTCGCGGCCAACGTGGTAACGACCTATCTCGGGCGGGAGGCGGGCGAACGTGTGCTCGAAGGCTCGATCCGGCGCGGTGACGGCCTCCCCCTTGATGCCGTGATCTGGGTATCCGATCTGCGCGACTTCACCGACCTGACAGACCGGCTGCCGCCGGAAGACGTTCTGCGGGTGCTCAACGCCTATTTCGGCGTCGTCGTGGCCGCGATCGCAGAGGCCGGCGGGGAGGTCCTGAAATTCATGGGCGACGGTCTGCTTGCGGTGTTCTCCTTCGATCACTTCGCAAGCCCGCAAGACGCGGCGCGCACCGCGCTTGAGGCTGCCGGCGCGGCGCTGCGCGGGGTCGAGGCCCTCGCCCGCGACGAGATCGGCGCGGAAGCCACACCACTTCGAAGCGGGATCGCCCTGCACGAGGGCCGGGTGTTCTTCGGCAACATCGGCGGCGCCGACCGCCTCGATTTCACCGTGATCGGACGCGCGGTCAACACCGCCAGCCGCATAGAGGGGATGACAAAGCCGCTGGGCCGCCCGGTTCTTCTGTCCAGGGAGATGGCGCGGTTGATCGACACCCCGGTCGACGACCTGGGGGCGCATCGCCTGCGCGGCGTAAGCGATCCGGTTGCGCTCTACGCACCGTCAGGGCTTTGA
- a CDS encoding thymidylate synthase has protein sequence MRQYHDLMQRILDEGTEKTDRTGTGTLSVFGHQMRFDLAQGFPMVTTKKLHLKSIVHELLWFLAGDTNIAYLKENGVRIWDEWADENGDLGPVYGYQWRSWPAPDGGSVDQIAKLIEMIRTTPDSRRLMVSAWNPALVDEMALPPCHALFQFYVADGKLSCQLYQRSADVFLGVPFNIASYALLTMMVAQVTGYEPGDFVHSFGDAHLYLNHLDQAREQLSRAPRALPTMTLNPDVKDLFGFRFEDFALAGYDPHPHIKAAVAV, from the coding sequence GTGCGCCAGTATCACGACCTCATGCAGCGGATCCTCGACGAGGGAACCGAAAAGACCGACCGCACCGGCACGGGCACGCTGTCCGTCTTCGGCCACCAGATGCGCTTCGACCTCGCGCAGGGCTTCCCGATGGTCACGACCAAAAAGCTGCACCTGAAGTCGATCGTTCATGAGTTGCTTTGGTTTCTCGCCGGCGATACCAACATCGCCTACCTGAAGGAAAACGGTGTTCGCATCTGGGACGAGTGGGCCGACGAGAACGGCGATCTCGGACCCGTCTACGGCTACCAGTGGCGTTCATGGCCGGCGCCCGATGGCGGCTCCGTCGACCAGATCGCAAAGCTCATCGAGATGATCCGCACAACGCCCGACAGCCGCCGGTTGATGGTGTCGGCCTGGAACCCGGCGCTGGTGGATGAAATGGCACTGCCGCCGTGCCATGCGCTGTTCCAGTTCTATGTCGCCGACGGCAAGCTTTCCTGCCAGCTCTATCAGCGTTCGGCCGACGTGTTCCTCGGCGTGCCCTTCAACATCGCCTCCTATGCTCTTCTGACGATGATGGTGGCGCAGGTGACCGGCTACGAGCCGGGTGATTTCGTGCATTCTTTCGGTGATGCGCATCTCTACCTGAACCATCTCGACCAGGCGCGTGAGCAGCTCTCGCGCGCGCCGCGCGCCTTGCCGACGATGACGCTGAACCCGGATGTGAAAGACCTCTTCGGCTTCCGCTTCGAGGATTTCGCGCTCGCCGGCTATGATCCGCACCCGCACATCAAGGCAGCGGTCGCGGTGTGA
- a CDS encoding YHS domain-containing (seleno)protein, whose amino-acid sequence MSGISRRRVLIAGALFAAAAGIGGLGAARAGWFGFGDDDTGPVFTGIVDGVAVGGYDPVAYFTQGKPVAGSSEITTTHRGAEWRFVSAANREAFLAEPEKYAPAYGGYCSWAIAEGKLAKGDPQNWDIVDGRLYLNYNDAIQKRWRADVPGFITRANGNWPALAEK is encoded by the coding sequence ATGAGCGGGATTTCCAGACGCCGGGTTTTGATTGCGGGAGCGCTTTTTGCCGCAGCCGCAGGCATTGGCGGGCTTGGCGCCGCGCGGGCCGGCTGGTTCGGCTTCGGTGACGATGACACCGGTCCGGTTTTCACCGGCATCGTCGATGGCGTGGCCGTCGGCGGCTACGATCCGGTCGCCTATTTCACGCAGGGAAAGCCGGTGGCGGGCTCATCCGAGATCACCACTACCCATCGCGGGGCTGAATGGCGCTTTGTCAGCGCCGCAAATCGCGAGGCCTTTCTGGCTGAACCGGAAAAATACGCTCCGGCCTATGGGGGCTATTGCTCCTGGGCGATCGCGGAAGGCAAGCTTGCAAAGGGCGATCCGCAGAATTGGGACATCGTCGACGGTCGGCTTTATCTGAACTACAACGACGCCATCCAGAAACGCTGGCGCGCAGATGTGCCGGGCTTCATCACCAGGGCCAATGGCAACTGGCCGGCGCTCGCCGAAAAATAG
- a CDS encoding SspB family protein: MAEDLIRYDIVIQDALRGAVRKILTEVVRIGLPGEHHFYIAFDTNAPGVRISPRLHERYPNEMTVVLQHQFWDLTVTDHAFEVGLSFGGIPEKLFVPFSSIKGFFDPSVQFALEFEPGKTAEELPEELVGAARDQERAEATLSEIDSVLSNEDGATAKSRTEKKKTAKTGEEDGSAASDETDETKDDDAASADVVSLDAFRKKP; encoded by the coding sequence ATGGCCGAAGACCTCATCCGCTACGACATCGTCATTCAGGACGCGCTTCGCGGCGCCGTTCGCAAGATCCTGACCGAGGTGGTCCGCATCGGACTGCCGGGCGAACATCATTTCTACATCGCGTTCGACACCAATGCCCCGGGCGTGCGGATTTCGCCACGCCTGCACGAACGCTATCCCAACGAAATGACCGTGGTGCTTCAGCACCAGTTCTGGGATCTCACCGTGACGGATCACGCCTTCGAGGTCGGTCTTTCGTTTGGCGGCATTCCGGAAAAACTGTTCGTGCCGTTTTCCTCGATCAAGGGATTCTTTGACCCTTCGGTCCAGTTCGCGCTCGAATTCGAACCGGGCAAGACGGCGGAAGAGCTGCCGGAAGAGCTTGTCGGCGCCGCCCGCGATCAGGAGCGGGCGGAAGCCACGCTGTCGGAGATCGACAGCGTCCTGTCCAACGAGGACGGTGCGACCGCAAAGTCCAGGACCGAAAAGAAGAAGACGGCGAAAACCGGCGAAGAAGACGGCAGCGCGGCGTCCGACGAGACCGACGAAACCAAGGACGACGATGCGGCCAGCGCCGATGTCGTATCGCTCGACGCCTTTCGCAAGAAGCCCTGA
- a CDS encoding DUF4169 family protein, which produces MTGDIINLRKARKARKQRDKDTRAAENRVVFGRTKSERDRSKAESTHAERRIDAHLRAPEKVGENTADPRPKPETDPDA; this is translated from the coding sequence ATGACCGGTGATATCATCAACCTGCGCAAGGCCCGCAAGGCCCGCAAACAGCGGGACAAGGACACGCGGGCAGCGGAAAACCGCGTGGTGTTCGGCCGCACGAAATCCGAGCGGGACCGCAGCAAGGCCGAGAGCACTCACGCAGAGCGCCGGATAGATGCGCACCTGCGTGCGCCTGAAAAGGTCGGCGAGAACACTGCCGATCCGCGCCCGAAGCCGGAAACGGATCCGGACGCGTGA
- a CDS encoding ribbon-helix-helix domain-containing protein, translating into MPLLKRSLTLHGHRTSLALEPEFWNALDAMAARDGVSLPALVASIDDSRHLDPVSDAPALSSALRVAALAFYKAGNG; encoded by the coding sequence GTGCCGCTCCTGAAACGCTCTCTTACACTGCATGGCCACCGCACCAGCCTTGCGCTCGAACCGGAATTCTGGAATGCGCTCGATGCGATGGCAGCACGCGATGGCGTCAGCCTGCCCGCCCTTGTCGCCAGCATCGACGATTCAAGGCACCTGGACCCGGTGAGCGATGCCCCGGCCCTGTCTTCCGCACTGCGCGTCGCCGCACTTGCCTTCTACAAGGCAGGTAACGGCTGA
- a CDS encoding AsmA-like C-terminal region-containing protein, translating into MNSIYITIGLSVIAVLLAALVAPFFIDWTAYRSTFESYGERLLGHRVAVMGDAEMRLLPTPTLTFSDVRVGEPEDPLLAVSRFAVRIELPPLLKGEVRIIDMTLEEPTLRLSLDEQGRLDWFTGLNRDGFLRDVDPDLVMLERATIRDGRVSVIDARNGRSHVLDDIDLLVGARSLLGPYKLDGMVSHKGQRATLVLATGRRDAEGALRLRAGITPVSVPVDLVMDGQISLEDGRPAYEGAYTLNSVTAEDEAAKRWQSEGAFALDVARLELSKATLRYGPEDRPVTLEGGLEVSLSDPYRFDFNGASKQVDLDRIAGRGPQDPLAPGEAGDLLLSALQALPHPAIDGRIALDVPALVAGGGLVQNVRIEAERLASGWRLAEISGQMPGRSPFLVRGDLELQPRAAFRGDFAASVAQPNVFADWWRQGVVLDAVVDPFALESRIEASPAGVALTDLVFELAGEQGRGAISYREPRNGPPVFEADLDADLLDADQAALLGRLFLGGENGVFAQAGQNALQVALRLYAQKLKVRDLTASAIALRASYEDDVLAIEDLTIADLAGAKLAASGRISDVSTAPAGRMRLSVDAERLAGVASLLETLFPQNTALAIFTDRPQVFAPAKLDAIFEGEADGGDPQAGTRATVTVSGTAGGTAVDFDLGLRGRLDKWREASLDFETGFTAADGGDLLRQLGLTVLPVAQLGEARVEFGGAGVPKDGLDGHARLYLDDASLVGVGTLTLPGDGPADYNADLRAKAQDLLPLTLITGRLPSLSSSVGDVDLVATLEGKGDTFSLRGLSGRVAGTEMDADLEVDLRRSVSELLPQVRGTASLSELDPAALGDLLLGADQLTAAGGRAGWPSIAFGPPVVSGVDVALDVTARRMPLAEGLQATDMTGTLGLKERSLTLDVAGADLAGGRLSGALALQRTDGQAGLTVSMRVENSALGDFIWRRNARPVATGTMNLSLDLEGTGRSLAGIVSGLSGGATLSIREGEIRGINPDAFDLVIRAADAGLELDDDAIRSAFESYLDAGRLPFDALEAGATVAGGVVRVSNVTLDNARASVFGNAQIDLDAQTLDSDFSLKVDPGAEAVTGAEPEVGLVFSGTLADPGRSVDIAPFTAFLTLRAFEREVRRIEDLQAEIDAREKAMEERTLRLQREKRREDAKTLLPGDPVPVPRQTEPDPRPGDEAAASRPKPAIDVPSVPGVAAPTAPREPVVRPPAAPTTPAVPRSREASSQAASDQPDRPAAAAPGFGDRIRSALEQIDATGRVTPSEPQTETGGQPMRLLPPLDPPVFIDVTPDR; encoded by the coding sequence CTGAACTCGATCTATATCACGATCGGCCTGAGCGTGATCGCGGTGCTTCTTGCTGCGCTCGTCGCTCCGTTCTTCATCGACTGGACGGCCTATCGAAGCACCTTCGAGAGCTATGGCGAGCGGCTTCTCGGTCATCGTGTCGCGGTGATGGGCGACGCCGAGATGCGCCTGCTGCCGACCCCGACGCTGACCTTTTCCGACGTGCGCGTCGGCGAGCCGGAGGACCCGCTGCTCGCTGTGTCGCGCTTTGCCGTGCGTATCGAGTTGCCGCCGCTGCTGAAGGGCGAGGTGCGCATCATCGACATGACGCTCGAGGAGCCGACGCTGAGGCTGTCCCTCGACGAGCAGGGACGCCTCGACTGGTTCACCGGCCTCAACCGCGACGGGTTCCTCCGCGATGTCGATCCGGATCTGGTGATGCTCGAGCGCGCCACCATCCGCGACGGACGGGTGTCTGTGATCGATGCCCGCAACGGCCGGAGCCACGTCCTCGACGACATCGACCTGCTTGTGGGGGCGCGTTCGCTGCTTGGCCCCTACAAGCTCGATGGCATGGTGAGCCACAAGGGGCAGCGCGCGACGCTGGTGCTGGCGACCGGGCGGCGCGATGCCGAAGGCGCCTTGCGGCTGCGGGCCGGCATTACGCCGGTCTCCGTTCCGGTCGATCTGGTGATGGACGGGCAGATCTCGCTCGAAGACGGCCGTCCCGCCTATGAGGGCGCCTATACGCTGAACTCGGTGACGGCAGAGGACGAAGCAGCCAAGCGCTGGCAGAGCGAAGGCGCCTTTGCGCTCGATGTGGCGCGTCTTGAATTGTCGAAAGCGACCTTGCGCTACGGCCCCGAAGATCGGCCGGTGACGCTTGAAGGGGGGCTCGAGGTTTCGCTCTCCGACCCGTATCGCTTTGATTTCAATGGCGCTTCCAAGCAGGTTGACCTCGACCGGATCGCCGGGCGCGGTCCGCAGGATCCACTTGCGCCCGGCGAAGCGGGAGATTTGCTGCTCAGTGCCTTGCAGGCTTTGCCGCATCCCGCGATCGACGGGCGGATCGCGCTCGATGTTCCCGCGCTGGTCGCCGGCGGCGGTTTGGTCCAGAATGTGCGGATCGAGGCGGAACGTCTGGCCAGCGGCTGGCGGCTGGCGGAAATCTCCGGCCAGATGCCCGGCCGTAGCCCGTTTCTCGTGCGCGGCGACCTCGAGCTTCAGCCCCGCGCCGCCTTCCGCGGCGATTTTGCCGCCTCCGTCGCCCAACCCAATGTCTTCGCGGACTGGTGGCGGCAGGGCGTCGTCCTGGATGCCGTGGTCGACCCCTTTGCGCTCGAGAGCCGGATCGAGGCGTCGCCCGCCGGAGTTGCGCTTACCGATCTGGTCTTCGAACTCGCCGGCGAGCAGGGGCGGGGCGCGATCAGCTACCGCGAGCCGCGCAACGGGCCGCCGGTCTTCGAGGCCGATCTCGATGCGGATCTGCTCGACGCCGATCAGGCCGCTCTGCTTGGCCGGCTTTTTCTGGGCGGAGAGAACGGTGTATTCGCCCAAGCGGGGCAGAATGCGCTCCAGGTGGCTCTCAGGCTCTATGCGCAAAAGCTGAAGGTCCGCGATCTGACAGCCTCCGCGATTGCCCTGCGTGCCTCCTATGAAGACGACGTGCTTGCGATCGAAGATCTGACGATTGCCGATCTTGCGGGCGCGAAGCTCGCCGCCAGCGGACGGATATCCGATGTTTCGACGGCACCGGCCGGGCGGATGCGGCTGAGCGTTGACGCCGAACGTCTGGCCGGCGTTGCCTCGTTGCTGGAGACCCTGTTTCCTCAAAACACCGCGCTTGCGATTTTCACCGACAGGCCGCAGGTCTTTGCACCTGCAAAGCTTGATGCCATCTTCGAGGGCGAGGCGGACGGCGGTGATCCGCAAGCTGGAACACGCGCGACCGTCACGGTCTCCGGTACGGCCGGCGGCACGGCGGTCGACTTCGATCTCGGATTGCGCGGGCGGCTGGACAAGTGGCGCGAGGCCAGTCTGGACTTTGAAACCGGCTTTACCGCCGCCGATGGTGGCGACCTGCTGCGACAGTTGGGGCTGACCGTCCTGCCGGTTGCGCAGCTTGGAGAGGCGCGGGTCGAGTTCGGCGGCGCCGGCGTCCCGAAAGACGGACTGGACGGGCACGCACGGCTGTATCTCGACGATGCCTCGCTGGTGGGGGTGGGGACGCTGACCCTGCCCGGCGACGGGCCGGCGGACTACAATGCCGACCTCCGCGCCAAGGCCCAGGACCTGCTGCCGCTCACCCTGATCACGGGCCGGTTGCCATCGCTTTCAAGCTCGGTCGGCGATGTCGACCTGGTGGCGACACTTGAGGGGAAGGGCGATACCTTTTCCCTGCGCGGGCTTTCAGGCCGTGTCGCGGGGACCGAGATGGACGCCGATCTCGAGGTCGATCTGCGTCGCAGTGTCTCCGAACTCCTGCCGCAGGTGCGCGGCACCGCGTCGCTTTCCGAACTCGATCCGGCAGCTCTTGGCGACCTTCTGCTTGGTGCCGATCAATTGACGGCCGCGGGCGGTCGCGCCGGCTGGCCGTCCATCGCCTTCGGTCCGCCGGTCGTCTCGGGCGTTGACGTTGCGCTCGACGTCACTGCGCGACGGATGCCGCTCGCCGAAGGTCTTCAGGCGACGGACATGACGGGAACGCTGGGGTTGAAGGAGCGATCGCTGACCCTTGACGTTGCCGGTGCCGACCTCGCCGGCGGCCGGCTCTCCGGTGCGCTTGCATTGCAACGCACCGACGGACAGGCCGGACTGACGGTTTCCATGCGGGTCGAGAATAGCGCGCTTGGCGATTTCATCTGGCGGCGCAATGCCCGCCCGGTCGCAACCGGGACAATGAATCTGTCGCTCGATCTGGAAGGAACGGGGCGCTCGCTTGCCGGGATCGTGTCGGGCCTTTCGGGCGGGGCCACGCTTTCCATTCGCGAGGGTGAGATCCGCGGGATCAATCCCGACGCGTTTGACCTGGTGATCCGTGCCGCCGACGCCGGGCTGGAACTCGACGACGACGCCATTCGCTCCGCATTCGAGAGCTATCTGGACGCGGGCCGATTGCCGTTCGATGCGCTGGAAGCGGGCGCGACGGTCGCCGGCGGCGTGGTGCGGGTCAGCAACGTCACACTCGACAATGCCCGGGCCTCGGTCTTCGGCAACGCCCAGATAGACCTCGATGCCCAGACACTCGACAGCGATTTTTCGCTGAAGGTCGACCCCGGCGCGGAAGCGGTCACCGGTGCGGAGCCGGAGGTCGGGCTCGTCTTCTCCGGAACGCTCGCGGATCCGGGCCGCTCCGTCGATATCGCGCCTTTCACGGCCTTTCTGACGCTGCGCGCCTTCGAGCGCGAGGTTCGGCGTATCGAGGACCTGCAGGCGGAGATCGATGCGCGCGAAAAGGCGATGGAAGAGCGCACCTTGCGGCTGCAACGCGAAAAGCGGCGTGAGGATGCGAAGACATTGCTTCCGGGAGATCCGGTTCCTGTGCCCCGGCAAACCGAGCCCGACCCCCGACCCGGGGACGAGGCCGCAGCCTCGCGGCCGAAGCCCGCGATCGATGTTCCCTCCGTTCCCGGCGTCGCCGCACCAACGGCCCCGCGCGAACCGGTCGTGCGTCCGCCCGCCGCGCCGACGACGCCCGCGGTCCCAAGGAGCCGTGAGGCATCGTCGCAGGCCGCCTCGGATCAGCCGGATCGACCGGCGGCTGCGGCCCCCGGCTTCGGGGACAGGATCCGCTCCGCGCTCGAACAGATCGATGCGACGGGGCGCGTCACGCCCTCCGAACCGCAAACGGAAACGGGTGGTCAACCGATGCGGCTGCTGCCGCCGCTGGACCCGCCGGTCTTCATCGACGTGACGCCGGATCGTTGA
- a CDS encoding FAD-binding oxidoreductase, which translates to MTLASMQMPVERNETGIGIALQLLAQRFGDRFSAAGALREQHAHTTTWLPNQAPDAVIFAHSTEEVAEAVRICAEHKVPVIAFGTGSSLEGHVNAPAGGVSIDMSQMDDVLQVNAEDLDCTVQAGVTRTRLNEHLRDTGLFFPIDPGADASLGGMAATRASGTNAVRYGTMKDAVMALTVVMADGTIVHTGGRARKSSAGYDLTRLLVGSEGTLGIITEVTLRLHGIPEAVSGGVCPFPDLDSACNAVIMTIQCGLPVARIELLDAMQIRASNAYSKLDLAETPTLFVEFHGTPDGVREQSELFGEIARDNGGGEFVWATKAEDRTRLWTARHDAYWAALGLRPGAKGVSTDVCVPISRLAECIGETNRDIEALGLTAALVGHVGDGNFHVLVLVDTDNPKEIETTEDFIERMNWRAIEMGGTCTGEHGVGQGKMKYLAREHGAGLDVMRAIKVALDPDNILNPGKIVPAA; encoded by the coding sequence ATGACGCTTGCCTCGATGCAAATGCCGGTCGAGCGAAACGAAACGGGAATCGGGATCGCGCTGCAGCTGCTGGCGCAGCGGTTCGGAGACCGGTTTTCCGCCGCAGGAGCGCTGCGCGAACAGCATGCGCATACCACCACCTGGCTGCCCAACCAGGCGCCGGACGCAGTGATCTTCGCTCATTCCACCGAAGAGGTGGCGGAGGCGGTGCGCATTTGCGCCGAGCACAAGGTGCCCGTCATTGCCTTCGGCACGGGGTCCTCGCTAGAAGGTCATGTCAATGCGCCGGCCGGCGGCGTTTCAATCGACATGTCGCAAATGGACGACGTGCTCCAGGTGAACGCCGAAGACCTCGACTGCACGGTTCAGGCTGGCGTGACACGCACCAGGCTGAACGAGCACCTGCGCGACACCGGACTGTTCTTTCCCATCGACCCGGGCGCCGATGCAAGCCTTGGCGGCATGGCCGCGACGCGGGCGTCGGGCACCAACGCGGTGCGCTACGGCACCATGAAGGATGCGGTGATGGCGCTCACGGTGGTGATGGCGGACGGCACCATCGTCCACACCGGCGGACGGGCGCGCAAATCCTCCGCGGGCTACGATCTCACCCGTCTGCTCGTCGGGTCGGAAGGGACGCTCGGGATCATCACCGAGGTGACCTTGCGGCTGCACGGCATTCCCGAGGCGGTTTCGGGCGGCGTATGCCCCTTTCCCGATCTGGATTCCGCCTGCAACGCCGTGATCATGACCATCCAGTGCGGCCTGCCGGTGGCGCGTATCGAATTGCTCGACGCCATGCAGATCCGGGCCAGCAACGCCTATTCCAAACTCGACCTGGCCGAGACGCCGACACTCTTCGTCGAATTTCACGGCACGCCGGACGGGGTGCGCGAGCAAAGCGAACTGTTCGGCGAGATCGCCCGCGACAATGGCGGCGGCGAGTTCGTCTGGGCGACAAAGGCGGAGGATCGCACGCGGCTCTGGACGGCACGTCACGACGCCTATTGGGCGGCACTCGGCTTGCGGCCCGGCGCCAAGGGGGTTTCGACGGACGTCTGCGTGCCGATCTCCCGGCTCGCCGAATGCATTGGCGAGACCAACCGCGATATCGAGGCGCTGGGCCTCACGGCTGCGCTTGTCGGACATGTCGGGGACGGCAATTTCCATGTCCTTGTCCTGGTCGATACCGACAATCCGAAGGAAATCGAGACGACGGAAGACTTCATCGAGCGGATGAACTGGCGCGCCATCGAAATGGGCGGCACCTGCACCGGTGAACACGGGGTCGGGCAGGGCAAGATGAAGTACCTTGCCCGCGAGCACGGAGCCGGTCTCGATGTCATGCGCGCGATCAAGGTCGCGCTCGATCCGGACAATATTCTCAACCCCGGCAAGATCGTGCCGGCGGCGTGA
- a CDS encoding thioesterase family protein, which produces MTSASTEAAPFRGSLQTVKSEWLDYNGHLNMAYYNVLFDTCVDEAFISLGLGPEYVATRNASFFTAEVHLCYLRELEEHSPVYATVQLVDFDEKRAHLYQELYHAEEGFLSATSEQVSLHVDMGARKVAPWPADVLEKLERMKAAHAVLGRPERAGRRISITRR; this is translated from the coding sequence ATGACAAGCGCCTCAACGGAGGCTGCCCCCTTCAGGGGCTCCCTGCAAACGGTCAAGAGCGAGTGGCTCGACTACAACGGCCACCTCAACATGGCCTACTACAATGTCCTGTTCGACACCTGCGTCGACGAGGCCTTCATCAGTCTCGGGCTTGGGCCGGAGTATGTGGCGACCCGCAACGCCTCCTTCTTCACCGCGGAGGTCCATCTTTGCTACCTGCGCGAACTGGAAGAGCATTCCCCGGTGTATGCAACGGTTCAGCTCGTTGATTTTGACGAGAAACGGGCGCATCTCTATCAGGAACTCTATCACGCCGAGGAGGGCTTCCTGTCCGCGACCTCGGAACAGGTCTCGCTGCATGTCGACATGGGCGCGCGCAAGGTCGCACCCTGGCCCGCAGACGTGCTCGAGAAGCTGGAGCGTATGAAAGCAGCCCATGCGGTGCTCGGTCGCCCTGAGCGTGCCGGGCGCCGGATTTCCATCACCAGGCGCTAG